TAAATCCGCTTGATAAAATTCACTATTATCAATGTCATTTAATTGGGCATTAAACCTAGCCCGATCAACCATTTTTTGCACACCTTCGACACCCACCACACGCGCCACTTTTTGAGCCATTGGCAAGGTAAAATTACCCAATCCACAGAACAGATCTAAAACCACATCTTGCGCTTCAAGTTGTAACCACTGCAATGCCTGTGTAACCATTTTTTGGTTAATTTTAGCATTGACTTGTAAAAAATCCGTTACCGCAAAACTAAGGGATAATTGACCTTCATCAAGCTGATAAGTGAGTTTTTCTTGCCCAACTAAACAAACAACTTGGCGTGTCGAACCTTGACTAAAAAAGTTAATCTGATGGTCTGTTGCAAAGGCCTTTATCGCTGCAACATCTGCATCGGATAAGTTTTTCATATGGCGTAAAAGTACCACGACGCCTTGATCAGAATAGATCAATTCAACATGCCCTAAATCGGCCTTCCCCTGCAAATTGGCTAATAGGTTTTTAAGCGGTTGAATGAATAACGCTAACTCGGGAACCAATACTGGACATACACGTTGCTCAATTAAATCATTGCTTGCACTACGGCGAAAACCCATTTTTAATTTTTTGCTTTTATTATCAAATTGCACGCCAAAACGAGCGGTTCTTCGATATCCCCAAGCATCATCAATAATAGGTTGCGCCAGTTGTAACGGCTGATGTTTAGCAAAACGTTTGAACAACGATTGCAAACCTTCCAGTTTAATCGCAATTTGATTATCTTGTGCGAGATGCTGCAATTGGCAACCGCCGCACTCTTCGTAGTGTGGGCAGGTTGGCGCAACGCGCATGACACTAGCTCGGTTAACTTTTTTTATCACCCCAGTGCTATAATTTTTTTTATTTTCAACAATCTGGATATCAAGGGATTCACCAACTAGCCCACCTTCAATAAAGAGAGGACTATTTTTAAAATAGGCGATACCACGACCTTGATGATCAACTTTTTCGACATGCACATCTTTAATAATGTGGTTTTTTGCACTATTTGTGCGCTTTGCTTTAAAGAACTGGGCCATAAATGATTCACAGGTTAGAGAAGCTATGCCATCATAGCGAATAATACCATTGTCACACAATACGAAAAAAATGCATTCATAAACTCTCTTAATTTTAGAAATATGACCTATGACAAAATATGGATTACGTGCCCAAGTTATTGCTTATACCATTTTACCAACCATTATCATTGGCGGATTATTAGCAAGTTATTTTTCTCTACATCGTTATCAACAAGCCAATGATTACTTAATTAATCGTGCTATTAATATCAGCGAGCCATTAGCTATTGCCAGTGAATACGGCATTTTGGATGAAACACGCACGATTTTAAGGCGATTGCTCAGTGCCACACATCGAAAAAACAGTTCCATGGTAAAAAGCATTGCCATTTTCGATAGTAATAATAAGCTTTTTGTCACCAGTAATTACCACCGTAATTTTCAAATATTAAAAATTCCCGATGGGCAGCCAATCCCAGAGATAACCGAAATCATCTATCATGAAGATACAATTATCATTCATACGCCAATCATCGATGAAACGAATTTTTTGGAGTATCAATTAACCTTTGATCAACCTAGAAAAATTGTCGGTTACGTAGCACTTGAGGTAAATAGTGACGAGATAGAACTATTAATGTTCCGCGATACAACCTTATCTTTCTTTGTTGTGCTACTTGGCATTCTCGGCAGTTTATACCTTGCATTTAAGCAAGCTAAGCGGATCACTGCCCCAATCTCTAACATGGCATCTGTCGTTGAAAAAATAAGTCTAGGGCGCTTAAACTCGCGTGTAGAAGGGAATTATTCAGGTGAAATAGCTCTACTACAGCAAGGTATTAATGAAATGGCTGTCGCGATGTCTAAGCACCATGAGGAGATGCAGGATAGTATTGACCTTGCCACCAGTGAATTACGCGAAACTTTAGAACAAGTTGAAGTACAAAATATTGAGTTAGATATTACTCGAAAAGAAGCGCAACAGGCCGCTTCGGTAAAATCGGAATTCTTGGCGAATATGAGTCATGAATTACGTACACCGCTCAATGGCGTTATCGGCTTTGCCAGACAATTACTCAAAACCCAATTATCCAGCAATCAAATTGACTATCTACAAACAATCGAGCGTTCCGCGGGGAATTTGCTTAATATCATCAATGATATACTCGACTTTTCTAAGCTAGAAGCAGGTAAATTAACTCTTGAGCATATCCCCTTCGATTTACGTGATTGTATTAATGAAACAATGCATTTATTAGCGCCTAGCGCTCACGAGAAAAAACTAGAACTGAGCATGATGATTGACTGCGAAGTCCCTCACGAGGTACTCGGTGATGCAATGCGTCTTCAGCAGATCCTGATGAATTTAATCGGTAATGCGATTAAATTTACCCGTCAGGGAAACATTGAGGTGCAGATTCATCGCATTGATGAACATCACAACGATCCTCAGGAACAGGATAAGGTCACCTTAAAAATAATGATATCAGATACGGGTATCGGTATTTCAGAAAAGCATCAAGCGCAACTATTCAAAGCCTTTGGGCAGGCAGATAGCAGTATTACGCGTCAGTATGGTGGTACCGGATTAGGATTGGTTATAACACAGAAATTAGTCAATCAAATGAATGGTAGTATTGACTTAGTCTCGGTTCCCAATAAAGGATCGACCTTCTGGTTTACCATTGAAATAGAGAAAAATAGTCATAACTCTTTCAACTGTTTTCCTGATGCTAATTTACAAGACCAGTCTATCTTGGTTTATGAGAGTAATGAATATGCCGCACGCGCATGCTCACAACTACTCAACCAATGGGAGACTAATTTAGTCGTCGCTGAAACTCATCAGCAGTGGCAATCTTTATTAACTCATCGATATGATAATATCGTTATTGGCTATAGCCATTGTGACAACTTAGAGCCGCTTTTCAGCTATATCGAGCAAGCGAAAGAGTTTACCGGTAATATCGTCGTATTAATTAACTCGAGTGATCCCAATATATATGAAACATTAATGGCAACGGGTATCAACCACTGCCTTAGCAAGCCAATTGATAATAAAAATTTAGCAAAAGCACTCATCTCTGATAAACCAGTATTTAGCGGACTTGGGCAGCAAGTTAAATTACTGCCTTTAGTGCGTAAAGATATCAGTGTAATGGCTGTCGATGATAATCCTGCTAATCTCAAACTTATTTCTGCGATGTTAGCGGATCGCGTCAACCATGTAACAACCTGCATTGATGGACAACAAGCAGTAGACCAAGCGCAACTACAACAGTTTGATTTAATTTTCATGGATATACAGATGCCTGTTTTAGACGGTATTAATGCGTGTTTACAAATCAAAAGTAACTCAGCAAACACAAACACCCCTGTCATTGCCGTCACTGCACATGTATTACCGAGTGAAAAAGAGCAGTTCTTAAAACAAGGAATGGATGACTGTTTAGCGAAACCGATAGATGAGCTTGCATTACAACAGATGATAAATAAATGGACCCAAGATAAGCCCATTTTAGAGACTGGCCCAGCCAAAATGATAACCATTGAACAGCCTCCTAGTCTAGAGAGCAATAA
This window of the Psychromonas sp. MME1 genome carries:
- the barA gene encoding two-component sensor histidine kinase BarA — encoded protein: MTKYGLRAQVIAYTILPTIIIGGLLASYFSLHRYQQANDYLINRAINISEPLAIASEYGILDETRTILRRLLSATHRKNSSMVKSIAIFDSNNKLFVTSNYHRNFQILKIPDGQPIPEITEIIYHEDTIIIHTPIIDETNFLEYQLTFDQPRKIVGYVALEVNSDEIELLMFRDTTLSFFVVLLGILGSLYLAFKQAKRITAPISNMASVVEKISLGRLNSRVEGNYSGEIALLQQGINEMAVAMSKHHEEMQDSIDLATSELRETLEQVEVQNIELDITRKEAQQAASVKSEFLANMSHELRTPLNGVIGFARQLLKTQLSSNQIDYLQTIERSAGNLLNIINDILDFSKLEAGKLTLEHIPFDLRDCINETMHLLAPSAHEKKLELSMMIDCEVPHEVLGDAMRLQQILMNLIGNAIKFTRQGNIEVQIHRIDEHHNDPQEQDKVTLKIMISDTGIGISEKHQAQLFKAFGQADSSITRQYGGTGLGLVITQKLVNQMNGSIDLVSVPNKGSTFWFTIEIEKNSHNSFNCFPDANLQDQSILVYESNEYAARACSQLLNQWETNLVVAETHQQWQSLLTHRYDNIVIGYSHCDNLEPLFSYIEQAKEFTGNIVVLINSSDPNIYETLMATGINHCLSKPIDNKNLAKALISDKPVFSGLGQQVKLLPLVRKDISVMAVDDNPANLKLISAMLADRVNHVTTCIDGQQAVDQAQLQQFDLIFMDIQMPVLDGINACLQIKSNSANTNTPVIAVTAHVLPSEKEQFLKQGMDDCLAKPIDELALQQMINKWTQDKPILETGPAKMITIEQPPSLESNNNSFDWQLALQQAAGKEDLAKDMLTMLITDFSAIRNEANKAMQGEIDNVRFAQIIHKFHGGCSYSGVPKLKNIAGLIEKELKQGITPELLEPELLELLDELDNVEKEAKNYLS
- the rlmD gene encoding 23S rRNA (uracil(1939)-C(5))-methyltransferase RlmD → MAQFFKAKRTNSAKNHIIKDVHVEKVDHQGRGIAYFKNSPLFIEGGLVGESLDIQIVENKKNYSTGVIKKVNRASVMRVAPTCPHYEECGGCQLQHLAQDNQIAIKLEGLQSLFKRFAKHQPLQLAQPIIDDAWGYRRTARFGVQFDNKSKKLKMGFRRSASNDLIEQRVCPVLVPELALFIQPLKNLLANLQGKADLGHVELIYSDQGVVVLLRHMKNLSDADVAAIKAFATDHQINFFSQGSTRQVVCLVGQEKLTYQLDEGQLSLSFAVTDFLQVNAKINQKMVTQALQWLQLEAQDVVLDLFCGLGNFTLPMAQKVARVVGVEGVQKMVDRARFNAQLNDIDNSEFYQADLSADNLKKQPWSPLDFNKILLDPARAGAQDCMAFIAAKKPTHIVYVSCDPLTLARDSQILLEKGYKLAKLGLIDMFPQTKHVESMALFLK